The stretch of DNA CAAAGAGAGCTGTTCTAgttatacttcatgttatatacagattagattgtagctcatacacagtatttgctaagttatttgattctcaggtacagccTATTTTACAGTACGGTGCAGAAATTTGGGCTTTTGAGAATGATTACATatgtttgccatgaaacgcttcttaaatgttgataggcgaacacccaacgatttaatttatggtgcacttggtagatatccaatatataaaaactcatatgtaaagtgtatcagatactggctaaagataactagaatgaataattatagattaccatacaaggcttacatgatgctgtatcaattagacaataacggaaaaaagacttgggttacaggtattcgaaaatgtttgtgctcttatggattttcttatgtctgggataaccagggtgttgaaaacgtttcatggttcataaaatatttcaaacaaagaattgttgattgtagatggcaggactggcataaccacattcagaatagtgacagatttgctgaatataagatgtttaagttgactaataatgtggagccatacattgaaatgaaaatgaatagatatgtgaaatgtgctgTGACCAAAGTTAAacttggtgtatcagatattgcctgcCATCGTTTAAAATACAGTGAAAGtagagctgagaaagtgttgtgtcgtttatgccatcaatcagaagaagatgaaattcactttatgttttgttgtccttgtttatttgacttaaggttgaaacatatccagcctaagtttcATAATAACCCATGCCACTTTAGATTCCATatgctaatgtcatccagaaatgaaactgtatagtgcaatgtggcgttatacatttacaatgcctcaaagcgattgcgtattgctataacttagatcatgatatcaacatagattgtcaaatataataagcatctgaagtgtaaatgttaagcaatgtgtttttgaaaagtgtttgtgtgattgatataattatgacttaccccttcagtaaggggcttaggcctaaatctgaataaacaatttcgtattcgcATTCGTATTTCGTATTCACACAGTGACATACTGGAGGGATTTCAGAGGCGATCCACAGAGAACACAAGAACGAGTGCCTGCACCCTTCCCTCTTCTCCATCGATCTTTTCTTTGAATAGTTTAACGCTGTTCAGTTTTTAGTGATAAAAGATCGTCTTGACATAACGTgtaattgcgcgcgcgcgcgcgcgcgcacgtgtgtgagtgtgtgtgtgacagtgcgtgtgcgcgtgtgtgtgatgagaggaTGATATAAATTATAGAAAGATTATTAATTAGAACAGTGCAATTACCTTTGTGTAAGTACTAAGATAAGCTATGACATCAAgttcaaaaatcaaaacaaaaacagaaatgagTGCAGTAATAACTATCGGTCACGTTACAGAAACACTCCAATTTCGACTGTGTAATGGGATGCAACAAttcaaaataagaagaagaagaagaaagaaagaaagaaagaaaaaaggtagggGGCCAAACTGGTTGGATATTGTTTCGTTTGTTCTATTCTGAAAAACTGTTGAGTGTAAACTGATTAACTTCGAAGGaaaggacgcgcgcgcgcgcgcgcgcgtgtgtgtgtgtgtgtgtgtgtgttggcacgcctgcgcgtgtgtgtggagggggggggggggggggcggtgtgtgggAGTGCGTGGGTGGGCGGGAATGAAGTATACCTTTTGTTTGCTGGATGGGAATTAATCCAAACCACAGCCGAATAAGCTCACACAGAGAACAATGTGGACAATTCAAGAGAACCACATGAATCTAAACCTACACAGTTCGCCGTCAAGAAGCTGTCCCCCCAAGTGTCAGTCTCGAGTTTCCATTTCACAACCTCGATTATGCATAATGTGTGTTGCAGGAAATGATAAAATCTGTCACGTGTTAAGATGATTCAGTCAGGAGTAAAACCTTGCCGTGAAGTGGTAGACAAGACGCCGGACGAATGCGTTGCTCCTCCAGAAGCTTCTCACGGGATAGCCTGTGGGCGGTCGGTTTCTTATTTGAAAGTTAACGAGGACAGAATATAAATGCTGCGCGTGATCTGTTGCGTCAACCGTCAACTGATCATCTGACTAGCTGCTATATTATCATCGTGAAGCAGGCACAGACAATTGTCATTTGTGAGAAGCTGCCGGCTTGAAGAGTGATTTGTGAGCTGTCCAAGATTGTACATGAATATAATGAAGTGGTGTTGCGGGTTGGCGTTTCTTCTCTCTTTGGCAATGTTTGGTACGACCCTCGTCACTTTCTTTATgcaatgttttcttccttttttttatgaagtctttatttattttataacaTAAAGAAGAAGTAGGAATACTCAGTCTCCTCCTTCTGCCACTGATTCTTGTTTAACAACTTTTACTGATCGATTATTTGCTAAGTATCAAACCTACATGATGCAACAGGTAGACGGAATTCTTTGATCTTTGTTGGCCAAAACGTTTGGCAAGTccgtgattttgttgttgttgttgttgttgttgtttgtttgtttgtttttttcagttgattGAAAACCGAATTATATTTTGTCGGCATATTTCATCTCAGTGTTGaatggaaataaagaagaagacttTTGTCACTGATTATGACTGTTTTAGTGTTTACATTTGTAGTTGGCCTTCACGTCAATGCCGGCCTCAGTGAGTTATTTTCATAATTCTTATTTAAGAAAAATAAAGTGGCACAATGTTAGAGCGTTGGTGTTCGTAATTCATAACACCGTCATTAAGATAATGGTTAGTTGTTTGGCTTCCCCTAACACTGGACCCATAACGTCATAAATTTGAGATCGGGTTTTGCAAGTCatcagtcgcgcgcgcgcgagtatgtatgtgtgcgtcagtgtgtgtgtgtgtgtgtgtgtgtgcacgcgcgcgcgcgcggcgtttGTGCCGTGTGAAGGCCATGCAATTAGTGGACAGACAAGCAGAGCATGGACATCCCTGTGTAAGGACAGAGTCTGCGTACTTGTACACAGAGTGTTTGTTTCTCTGCACTTCAGGCCGAATTGTCCCTGGCGCCGAAGCAGTGCCGACTCCCAGTGTGGGAACGCGTCGTCCTGTGGCCATTGGGGATCCCATCATCTGCCTTCTCTGCATCGATGTCGTCCAGCAAGCCAAACAGGCCGTCAAGGACCCCGACCTGCAGGTCAGTAGCGAAGACACTCCTCTTTTTGCACAGCTGTCCTGTCCGTGTCGCCTGCGGCAGTCCAACAGACACGAATTACAAGTTCAGAATGAACGATGGATTCAGTTTATAAGCTTATGAGCATCTTTATTTCAGTGaagttgttgactttttttttttttttaaacctgtgtgtgtgtgtgtgtgtgtgtgtgtgtgtgtgtgacaagtagtTTTTCCATTTTTTAGATTGCACGTTTTTAAAcatttaataccaattatttgcaaattttggctcaggagctcaggcagaagggttaaaattgctcaggaactcagggctcaaagggttaagataATTACATTTTTTTGTGCTTCTTGTGATCACAATAGTCAAACCTCCTTAGATAAATTGCACGTTTTTATAGGTTATGATAATTACACTTTTTTGTGCTTCTTGTGATCCCAACAGTCAAACCTCTTAAGATAAGGGTGAACATTGAAATGTCTTGATCCTTTGCTTTCAGAAAAACGTGGAGGATGGATTTCAGAATGGAGTCTGTGCCCTGTTTCCAAAGGATGAAGGGACAAAGGTCAGTTGAAGTGCCCCTTTAGTTGTAGATAGAGGccattgtttgttttattttttgtaattagAAATAAAAACCAGGAAAGGGCAggcttagagagacagacagacagacaggacagacatgtaacagagactgacaactgaacagattgatatctacatacatgtatatcagtACATATAAAGACAGAGATCAGCTGAGGTGGGGATTATGCAAAAAATGTACACAAACttggtgttctttctttcattataaTCAACTAGGCACTTTCATGTTTACTCTGTTGTGTTTAAAATGCTTTAATGTTGGTGTTTTCATTTACATGTCACTCTGAGACCTTTTTATATTTGCATCATATTTATCTCATTTCAGTAGGCTACATTTCAATGTTAATCTGTTAACAAACATGTTTTTTGTTGAGTTCTTTTTATATAATGATGTTCTTGTTTAACTAGGAATAAGAAACAGAATTAATTTCTTCTGACCTGTACACTTTCAGGTGAATGATATTACATCTTATACCGATGCATTGTTGTGCTGATCTATGTTGATTTGtgtattgctattatcattaatTATTGTTTTTCGTATTATTATtcataccattattatttttcttaatcatttatcagttcatttattttatttgtgtttttatcATTTTGATTTATCAATTCATTAATTACTTTTTAAAATAAATCTATTTtccttcattttattttcttccctcaaggcctaagtgcattggctttttgctgctggtcaggcatctgcttagcagatgtggtgtagactatgtatatggatttatctAAACATTGTGGAGCCTCCTTTAATAACTGAActgtgttgatcattgtgtttCTTTGGTGATGTTAGTGTGCTGTTAATTTTGTTCTTACTTTTTTTTGATTTATTAACACAGTGCAAAGAAAGAGTGAAGGCTTACGCACCTCTGGTGTTTCAACTTGTTTCTAACAATCTGGTAAGTCATCTGTCCTAAGTTCCAACCTCTTGAAAAGTCATGTCATTTCAGAATAACTGGAAGCAGAATCATTTCACTGAATTCAGTTATTTTGTTCAATCAATGGTTAGGTGTGCAAATAAGTATGTACACCAGTTATGTGGGTGGGTGGCAAGTTATGTGAAATAGTGGAGCAAGTATGTATATGTCAGAGAGtttgacacaagagagagagagagagagagattgtgtgtgtaatTTGCATAATAATTAAATCAGAGAAAAGagaggtacattttttttttgaaaagtatatgtagagagagaaaagtttctgaaaaaaaaagcatgagcatttgaaaaaaatatataaatgaatgtggACATCCATAACCTCAACACACACtattcagtttcttttttgtcCTTCACAGAATCCAAAAATTTTCTGCCAAGACATAAGCCTCTGTCCTGATCATCCTGTCCCACCACCAGCAGAAAACCAGCCTGCTGTCCCCCTGCTGCAGTCTGCTGTCCTCCTGTCTTCCCTCTACTTGTCTCTGCCAAGGACTGCCAGTGGAGGCATCAGCTGTGATGTCTGCCTCTTCACTGTGCATGAGGCAGTGGAAAAGCTGACCTCTAACAAAACAGAGGTTGGTGCTCGTATGAgctaaactgaaaaaaaca from Babylonia areolata isolate BAREFJ2019XMU chromosome 18, ASM4173473v1, whole genome shotgun sequence encodes:
- the LOC143292797 gene encoding prosaposin-like, which translates into the protein MNIMKWCCGLAFLLSLAMFGRIVPGAEAVPTPSVGTRRPVAIGDPIICLLCIDVVQQAKQAVKDPDLQKNVEDGFQNGVCALFPKDEGTKCKERVKAYAPLVFQLVSNNLNPKIFCQDISLCPDHPVPPPAENQPAVPLLQSAVLLSSLYLSLPRTASGGISCDVCLFTVHEAVEKLTSNKTEDKVISMVDEVCLTMPSAVEKWCWLFIHEVVNEAIKLAVDDLIQPLQVCESLNFCSSRGNQVSSYVRSKAAEDNHRVIGKHHALTFRPFGQK